From Brochothrix thermosphacta DSM 20171 = FSL F6-1036, a single genomic window includes:
- the rny gene encoding ribonuclease Y, whose protein sequence is MTYVITIILVFLFSIIGIVVGRKIANDSNQRNMEASRTTAEHIKADALKDAESLKKEALLEAKEENQRYRTETENELRERRFDLKTKESRLLQREEILDRKAETLDNKEESLESKEEKIAQKQQLIEQKKAHVEKLVADEKLELERISALTKDQAKEEILTLTEKELSHDIAVMIKESEDDAKETSDKKAKDLLSLAIQRSAADFVSETTVSVVNLPNDEMKGRIIGREGRNIRTIETLTGIDLIIDDTPEAVILSGFDPVRREIARIALEKLVEDGRIHPARIEEMIDKARKEVDEHIRELGEQATFELGLHAVHPDLIKILGRLRYRTSYGQNVLNHSIEVARLSGILAGELGEDVTLAKRAGLFHDIGKAIDHEIEGSHVEIGVELATKYKEHETVINAIASHHGDTEPTSIISILVAAADALSAARPGARSETLENYIHRLERLESIPESFKGVEKAFAIQAGREIRVIVKPDDVDDLESIRLAREIRKSIESELNYPGHIKVTVVRETRAVEYAK, encoded by the coding sequence ATGACCTACGTAATTACTATCATCCTCGTATTCCTTTTCTCGATCATTGGTATTGTTGTAGGAAGAAAAATAGCGAATGATTCTAATCAACGAAATATGGAAGCTAGCCGCACGACGGCAGAGCACATTAAAGCGGATGCGTTGAAAGACGCAGAGAGTCTTAAAAAAGAAGCTCTTTTAGAAGCAAAAGAAGAAAACCAACGCTATCGAACTGAAACTGAGAATGAACTGCGTGAACGTCGTTTTGATTTGAAAACTAAAGAGAGCCGACTTTTACAACGTGAAGAAATCCTCGATCGTAAGGCGGAGACTCTTGATAATAAAGAGGAATCGCTAGAGAGTAAAGAGGAAAAAATTGCTCAGAAACAACAACTAATTGAACAGAAAAAAGCTCATGTAGAAAAATTGGTAGCAGATGAGAAACTTGAACTTGAACGCATTTCGGCTTTGACGAAAGACCAAGCGAAAGAAGAAATATTAACTCTAACTGAAAAAGAATTATCTCATGATATAGCTGTTATGATTAAAGAGAGCGAGGATGATGCGAAAGAAACGTCCGATAAAAAAGCCAAAGATCTTTTATCATTAGCAATACAACGTTCTGCAGCTGATTTTGTATCAGAAACAACTGTATCCGTTGTTAACTTGCCAAATGATGAAATGAAGGGTCGAATTATTGGTCGTGAAGGTCGTAACATTCGTACAATTGAAACGCTAACTGGTATTGATTTAATCATTGATGATACACCGGAAGCAGTTATTTTATCAGGCTTTGATCCGGTACGTCGTGAGATTGCTCGCATCGCGCTTGAGAAGCTAGTAGAGGATGGTCGTATACATCCAGCTCGTATTGAAGAAATGATCGACAAGGCTCGTAAAGAGGTGGATGAACACATTCGTGAGCTTGGTGAACAAGCAACATTTGAACTTGGCTTACATGCCGTTCATCCCGACTTAATTAAAATATTAGGTCGCCTTCGTTATCGTACAAGCTATGGACAAAATGTATTAAATCATTCTATCGAGGTTGCTCGCTTAAGTGGTATCTTAGCTGGTGAATTAGGCGAAGATGTTACTTTGGCAAAACGTGCAGGTCTTTTCCATGATATTGGGAAAGCCATTGATCATGAAATTGAAGGTAGTCATGTTGAAATTGGTGTCGAATTGGCAACCAAATATAAAGAACATGAAACAGTTATCAACGCGATTGCATCACATCATGGTGATACGGAACCTACTTCAATTATCTCAATCCTTGTGGCGGCCGCAGATGCTTTATCAGCAGCTCGTCCAGGAGCACGTAGTGAAACGTTAGAGAATTATATTCATCGCTTAGAGCGCTTAGAATCAATTCCTGAAAGCTTCAAAGGCGTAGAGAAAGCCTTCGCCATTCAAGCTGGTCGAGAAATTCGCGTCATCGTAAAACCCGATGATGTGGATGATTTAGAATCGATTCGTCTTGCACGAGAAATTCGTAAATCAATTGAAAGTGAATTGAACTATCCAGGTCACATTAAAGTGACGGTTGTTCGTGAAACGAGAGCTGTTGAATACGCGAAATAA
- the hemA gene encoding glutamyl-tRNA reductase, with protein MEVLVATINFKAVSVAHREKFHIDEESVAQAMITLNQQNSVLENVILSTCNRTELYLVVDEISRGRYYVRKYLAALFNMTYDEVAEQVIFLENDAAIAHLFEVSTSLASMIVGETQILGQVKDSFECAREVNTTGVVLNELFKRAITVGKQAQSETLIGEGSVSLSTVAVKLIESQQFDMMHKKELVILGAGKMSVLILDYLKPHFPMEQITIVNRTYENAISLAMKYKTKAAPKEALQQVLASADVVFSALRSDDYILTQKLLEEQLRYLAIVDLGMPRNADPILDVHPQISRYDMDDIERIADQNKQQREAAMVEVSKMVVEAQESFHKWRLTLKATPVIHELRDKTLTIYETAMAHMERKLPNLSDHELKVIHKLTKSIVNQIIKEPIIKTKELALEEDALDKLAFVEHLFGLQTANDRNEAELCEK; from the coding sequence ATGGAAGTACTTGTAGCAACCATCAATTTTAAAGCAGTATCCGTTGCCCATCGCGAAAAATTTCATATTGATGAGGAATCAGTAGCACAGGCTATGATAACGCTAAATCAACAAAATAGCGTGCTTGAAAATGTTATTTTATCAACATGTAACCGCACGGAGCTTTATTTAGTGGTGGATGAAATTAGTCGCGGCCGCTATTATGTCCGTAAATATTTAGCAGCGTTATTCAATATGACTTACGATGAAGTTGCAGAACAGGTGATTTTTCTCGAAAATGATGCGGCAATCGCACACTTATTTGAAGTGAGTACGAGTTTAGCATCGATGATTGTAGGAGAAACACAAATTTTAGGTCAAGTGAAAGATAGCTTTGAGTGTGCGCGTGAAGTAAACACAACAGGTGTTGTCTTAAACGAGTTATTTAAACGAGCAATTACAGTCGGTAAACAAGCGCAGTCAGAAACATTAATTGGTGAAGGTTCAGTATCATTAAGCACAGTTGCTGTAAAACTTATTGAATCTCAGCAGTTTGATATGATGCATAAAAAAGAACTCGTCATTCTTGGAGCAGGGAAAATGAGTGTTTTAATTCTTGATTATTTAAAACCACATTTTCCGATGGAACAAATTACGATTGTTAATCGAACATATGAAAATGCAATTTCCTTAGCGATGAAATATAAAACCAAAGCAGCTCCGAAAGAAGCGTTGCAACAAGTATTAGCTTCTGCGGATGTCGTGTTTAGTGCGTTGCGTTCAGATGATTATATTCTGACGCAAAAACTGCTCGAGGAACAATTACGTTATCTAGCAATTGTTGATTTAGGTATGCCGCGTAATGCGGATCCGATTTTAGATGTACATCCGCAAATTAGTCGTTATGATATGGATGATATTGAACGGATAGCTGATCAAAATAAACAACAGCGCGAAGCTGCTATGGTAGAGGTTAGTAAAATGGTAGTTGAGGCACAAGAATCTTTTCATAAATGGCGTTTAACATTAAAAGCAACACCAGTCATCCACGAATTGCGTGATAAGACGTTAACCATCTATGAAACAGCAATGGCTCATATGGAAAGAAAGTTGCCTAATTTAAGCGATCATGAACTCAAGGTGATTCATAAATTAACGAAAAGTATTGTTAATCAAATTATCAAAGAACCTATTATTAAAACGAAAGAATTGGCACTTGAAGAGGATGCATTGGATAAATTAGCGTTTGTTGAACATCTTTTTGGTTTGCAAACCGCAAATGATAGAAACGAGGCAGAGTTATGCGAAAAGTAA
- the hemB gene encoding porphobilinogen synthase yields the protein MKEGIHMFQFSRHRRLRTTSAMRSLVRENKLEKADLIYPLFVVEGENVMTEVSSMPGVFQYSLDTIDKELAEIVALGIPSVILFGLPAEKDAIGTGAFHTHGIIQEATRYIKTRYPDLIVIADTCLCEYTDHGHCGVIEGETILNDESLAILSQTAVSQAEAGADIIAPSNMMDGFVYAIRQALDKAGYENIPIMSYAVKYASAYYGPFRDAADGAPQFGDRKSYQMDPANRREAKREAASDVAEGADFLIIKPAMAYMDIIRDTRNAHDLPIVAYNVSGEYAMVKAAAQNGWIEEEKIVMETLLGMKRAGADIIMTYHAKDVCRWIDQA from the coding sequence ATGAAAGAAGGAATTCACATGTTTCAATTTTCACGTCACCGTCGTTTACGAACTACATCCGCAATGCGCTCATTAGTTCGAGAAAATAAATTAGAAAAAGCAGATCTTATCTATCCACTATTTGTAGTTGAAGGTGAGAATGTCATGACAGAAGTATCCTCTATGCCAGGCGTTTTTCAATATTCACTCGATACTATTGATAAAGAGCTCGCTGAAATTGTTGCTTTAGGTATACCGTCAGTGATTCTTTTTGGACTTCCCGCAGAAAAAGATGCCATCGGAACGGGTGCTTTTCATACGCATGGTATTATTCAAGAGGCCACACGTTACATTAAAACGCGTTATCCTGACTTGATTGTAATTGCAGATACATGTCTATGTGAATACACAGATCATGGCCACTGTGGTGTGATTGAGGGAGAGACCATTTTAAATGATGAGTCGTTAGCAATCCTCTCTCAAACAGCAGTTTCACAAGCTGAGGCAGGTGCAGATATTATCGCTCCGTCTAATATGATGGATGGTTTTGTGTATGCAATTAGACAAGCACTTGATAAAGCGGGATACGAAAATATTCCCATTATGTCGTATGCTGTGAAATATGCCTCTGCTTATTATGGTCCATTTCGTGATGCAGCAGACGGTGCACCTCAGTTTGGTGATCGTAAATCGTATCAAATGGATCCTGCCAATCGTCGTGAAGCAAAACGTGAAGCAGCATCAGATGTCGCTGAAGGGGCGGATTTTCTAATCATAAAACCAGCAATGGCGTATATGGATATTATTCGTGATACTCGTAATGCACATGATTTACCCATTGTCGCTTATAACGTGAGTGGTGAATACGCCATGGTTAAAGCAGCTGCACAAAATGGTTGGATTGAAGAAGAGAAAATAGTAATGGAAACACTTTTGGGTATGAAACGTGCGGGTGCAGATATCATCATGACGTATCATGCGAAAGATGTTTGTCGTTGGATCGATCAAGCTTAA
- the hemE gene encoding uroporphyrinogen decarboxylase — protein sequence MTIPTKITNQTFLQAARGEVTDHVPVWFMRQAGRSQPEYREIKAKYSLFEITHQPELCAYVTALPVNNYGVDAAVLYKDIMTPLHGIGVDVTIETGIGPVIKSPIKTRQDIDALGSLDPQRDIPYVLDTIKLLTAEMLTVPLIGFSGAPYTLASYLIEGGPSKTHLKTKSFMYQHEDEWHLLMDKLADMVIVYLKAQIEAGVSAVQLFDSWIGDVSLIDYNRYIAPGIKKILAALEDSTAIKIMHGVHATHLLQEWNKMPLDVIGMDWRMSMAAARKQGITKAIQGNMDPAYLTAPWPVLEQELNRVLADGTTAPGYIFNLGHGVFPEANPAVIKQVTAHVQAYKSQNS from the coding sequence ATGACGATACCAACTAAAATAACGAATCAGACGTTTTTACAAGCAGCACGTGGCGAAGTAACGGATCATGTACCCGTGTGGTTTATGCGTCAAGCGGGGCGTTCACAACCAGAATACCGTGAAATTAAAGCGAAATACTCGTTGTTTGAAATTACGCATCAACCAGAATTATGTGCCTATGTGACAGCATTACCTGTTAATAACTATGGCGTTGATGCGGCTGTTTTATATAAAGATATCATGACACCTTTACACGGTATCGGTGTTGATGTCACAATCGAAACAGGAATTGGACCTGTTATTAAGTCGCCAATCAAAACACGTCAAGATATTGACGCGCTTGGCAGTTTAGATCCACAGCGAGATATTCCTTATGTGTTGGATACCATCAAGTTATTGACAGCAGAAATGCTCACGGTTCCGTTGATTGGTTTTTCAGGAGCGCCCTACACATTAGCGAGCTATTTAATTGAAGGAGGCCCTTCAAAAACGCATCTTAAAACAAAAAGTTTTATGTATCAACATGAGGATGAATGGCATTTGCTGATGGATAAACTAGCTGACATGGTGATTGTTTATTTGAAAGCACAGATAGAAGCCGGTGTATCAGCTGTACAATTATTTGATTCTTGGATTGGCGATGTGAGTTTGATTGATTACAATCGTTATATCGCTCCGGGGATTAAAAAAATACTTGCAGCATTAGAAGATAGTACAGCTATTAAAATTATGCACGGTGTCCATGCCACGCACTTGTTACAAGAGTGGAATAAAATGCCATTAGATGTCATTGGAATGGATTGGCGTATGTCCATGGCTGCAGCCCGTAAACAAGGCATCACCAAAGCAATTCAAGGGAATATGGATCCTGCTTATTTGACAGCGCCATGGCCTGTTTTAGAACAAGAATTAAATCGCGTATTAGCAGACGGCACAACCGCACCAGGCTATATTTTTAACTTAGGTCATGGTGTTTTCCCAGAAGCTAATCCAGCAGTAATTAAACAAGTAACTGCACATGTGCAGGCATATAAAAGTCAGAACTCATAG
- a CDS encoding IS30 family transposase translates to MTYTHLTTDELVLIESYYHQTKKVKFVAETLKRSRQTIYNVYNALDDGLSMLDYYQRYKNNKKNCGRLPILLPDNETDYIQKKVAQGWTPDVIIGRNEFPISCSVRTLYRLFKRGYFNLAALPMKGKRKPNGHKEKRGKQAFKRTIHQRDKENRHFKSEFGHLEGDTIVGRNHKSAVITLVERLSKVIITLKPTGRQAIDIENSLNNWFKTIPTHLFKSITFDCGKEFSNWKSVSNSNDINIYFADPGTPSQRGLNENSNGLLRKDGLPKRMNFNEVDEAFIQSVASKRNNIPRKSLNYKTPLEVFLSYVNNDILSSLI, encoded by the coding sequence ATGACCTATACACATCTTACTACAGATGAACTCGTTTTAATAGAATCATATTATCATCAAACTAAGAAAGTTAAATTTGTTGCAGAGACTTTAAAACGTTCGAGACAAACTATTTATAATGTTTACAACGCTTTAGATGATGGTTTATCTATGCTAGATTACTACCAACGATACAAAAATAATAAAAAAAATTGTGGGAGACTTCCTATCCTTTTACCTGATAATGAAACTGACTATATTCAAAAGAAAGTGGCTCAAGGGTGGACACCAGACGTGATTATTGGTCGTAACGAGTTTCCTATTTCTTGTTCTGTTCGTACTCTTTATAGACTATTTAAGCGTGGCTATTTTAACTTAGCCGCCTTACCAATGAAAGGGAAAAGAAAGCCGAATGGTCACAAAGAAAAGAGAGGTAAACAAGCTTTTAAAAGAACGATTCATCAGCGTGATAAGGAAAATCGTCACTTCAAAAGTGAGTTTGGTCACCTTGAAGGTGACACTATCGTTGGCAGAAATCATAAAAGTGCTGTTATTACCTTAGTTGAAAGACTATCAAAAGTAATTATTACGTTGAAACCTACCGGCAGACAAGCAATAGATATTGAAAACAGTTTAAACAACTGGTTTAAAACAATTCCCACTCATTTATTTAAGTCTATTACGTTTGATTGTGGTAAAGAATTTTCTAATTGGAAATCTGTCAGTAACTCCAATGATATTAATATCTACTTTGCTGATCCAGGTACTCCCTCACAAAGAGGGTTAAATGAGAACTCCAACGGATTATTACGCAAGGACGGACTACCTAAGAGAATGAATTTCAATGAAGTTGATGAAGCGTTCATTCAGTCTGTTGCTTCTAAAAGAAATAACATTCCTAGAAAGTCATTGAACTATAAAACACCATTGGAAGTATTTTTGAGTTATGTTAATAATGATATTTTGTCTAGCTTAATTTGA
- the hemC gene encoding hydroxymethylbilane synthase — translation MRKVITVGTRRSQLATTQTGHVIKALQANYPDVVFEVKEIVTKGDIRLEESLSKIGGKGLFIKEIEWALLNSDIDIAVHSMKDMPAELPGELKIGAIPIREDARDVLVSSDGRSVKDLKKNAVVGTSSLRRQAQLLALRPDLEIKLLRGNVDSRLRKLREGQYDAIILAAAGLKRLGLFNETEMYPLPIEDCLPAVGQGALAIECRSDDEDVRKLLATIHDPETALTVLTERAFLAEMEGSCHMPVGGYATLENQGIVLRSLLASVDGQRVIHSQVIGEESKTVGQSAKEKLFEQGAAAMIAALNIEE, via the coding sequence ATGCGAAAAGTAATTACCGTAGGTACCAGACGTTCACAGTTAGCAACGACACAAACAGGTCACGTTATTAAAGCATTACAAGCGAACTATCCAGATGTCGTTTTTGAGGTTAAGGAAATTGTCACAAAAGGTGATATTCGATTAGAAGAATCGCTTTCTAAAATTGGCGGTAAAGGACTTTTCATTAAAGAGATAGAATGGGCTTTGCTTAACAGTGATATCGATATTGCTGTGCATAGCATGAAAGATATGCCTGCCGAATTGCCAGGAGAATTAAAAATTGGAGCTATCCCTATTCGTGAGGATGCAAGGGACGTATTAGTAAGTTCAGATGGGCGTTCTGTAAAGGATTTAAAGAAGAATGCAGTTGTTGGAACAAGTAGCTTAAGACGTCAGGCACAATTATTAGCGCTACGTCCTGATTTAGAAATTAAATTATTACGTGGTAATGTTGATTCACGTCTTCGTAAATTACGTGAAGGCCAATATGATGCAATTATTTTAGCTGCAGCTGGTTTAAAACGGTTGGGCTTATTTAATGAAACAGAAATGTACCCATTGCCGATTGAAGATTGTCTGCCTGCAGTGGGTCAAGGTGCGTTAGCTATCGAGTGTCGTTCAGACGATGAAGATGTACGAAAGCTATTAGCAACAATTCATGATCCGGAAACAGCATTGACTGTTTTGACAGAACGTGCCTTTTTAGCTGAAATGGAAGGTAGCTGTCATATGCCTGTGGGAGGTTACGCCACTTTAGAAAATCAAGGGATTGTATTGCGCAGTTTATTAGCAAGTGTTGATGGACAACGTGTGATTCATTCACAGGTAATAGGCGAAGAGAGCAAAACAGTGGGGCAATCAGCAAAAGAAAAATTATTTGAACAAGGTGCAGCAGCGATGATTGCTGCTCTTAATATTGAAGAGTAA